In the Microcebus murinus isolate Inina chromosome X, M.murinus_Inina_mat1.0, whole genome shotgun sequence genome, CCTCTGCCTAAGGGACTATATATTGCCTCTGGGGCAAAGCAGCAATCTTCTTGGTCCCAGAGATTCCTAAATGTCCTCTCCTAAAGAGATTTCCAATGCCTTCAGTTTGGGGAGCACCAgattgctgttttttaaaatgccacattCTCTCTGTCTGAGTGATGTCTGGTCCTGTAGTCTCAGAGATTCAAGCTGTCTTCACTCTAGTAATTTACAGATAACTCATAATAGCCTCTAAATCCACTCATTAGCCATACCCATTTCTCTTAGCAGAACCGAGTCCCGCATCCCTCTGCCTGATGACACAAACTCATCAATTAGAGAGACCATATGATCATTAGCATTCACCTCTTCCCTTTTATCTCAGAACAGTCCCCACTCAATAAAATTACACACTGCTTCCCCAGCAAGGGTCTTTATATCTTTCCTTCGGGATAAGCCAAGCTCCAGGGGTACTAATAACAACAGTAACTGAACCCCTCTTAAAGACTCAAGGATGCTTTGCTCATGCCATAGAAAATCTGTCATCCCTAATCAATAATACTTCTCCCAGAGACCCCTGGCTCCCTCCCATGTCCTTATTCAGAGATAGATAAGTTCAGGATGGAGATATGTAGTACCTAATTCCAGGTGACTGGGCATCCCTCAGTCATTTCTCCCTCCATAGGACCTTTGGTCTTGTAGCTGGGCAGACTCAAGGTGTGTCTCTTGTAGATCGGAGTGCTCCCAGTGCCATGGATAGAGGCCGTTCCTTTGCAAAGAGCTCCGGAGGGGATGCTCAgatatcagagaaatgcaaggtGAGTTGATCTGGAGGGGACAGAGTAGTGACCCAGAGGACAGTGGGCAGTGTCCAGATTTCTGAGGATGTGGGGACTAGGTACTGGGGACAAGGGGCAGGGTCTCGGGGGAGATCTGAAGCCTTGGGAGCTTGACATTCTCACTCTGTCTTCACCTGGCATCCCTGAAGACAACAGATCTGTGACCTTGCACTACTTTTGGTGACTCTCCCTCCATTCTagaaggtgggaggagaggaaacTAGCAGGattaagcacctactgcatgTCAGGGGAGAGGCTAGGGAATGTCACCCATGTTCTCTCAGCCATGATATCACCCAGGTGGGATTATTGTCCCCAGTTCCCAGATCCAGCTCAGAGGAAGCAGCCCCAACAGACACGTCTAGCTGAGTCACtgccagaatttatttttctttcttttctagacCTTCAAGGATATTTCCAAATACTTCTCTAAGGAAGAGTGGTCAAGGCTGGGATACTCACAGAAGACAAGCTATGTGTATATGAAGAAAAACTATGACACCATGACTCGTCTAGGTAACAGAAAGCCCTGGGTACATATGAGCGTCCCTTTAAATGCTCTGACTACTTCTTAGGCTGCAGCAAATGCCTCGCACTTTCCTTTTGTGCAGGGGGAAAATCCCAAGGCAGTTTCTGGGCATTCTGCTCTTCAATATCCAGTGCAGGGCTGAGGACAGCGACAGGCCACAGATCTGGATGCTGGATGTTTCTCTCCTGTGGGCCTGTGTTCTGATGAGCCCTGCCATCTGTGTGGCATcccagcaccccaccccccatTCCTCCACTCAGCTTATCtcttaaagaacaaatattttacttctttctagGGCTCAAGACCAACCTCCCAGCTTTCATGAGTTCTAAAAGACGGGCCATAAAATCCCAGGCGCAGGGTTCTGCAGGTCAACGTCAGAGCCGCAGGAATCAGAGTGAGTGGACGGGAAGGGGCAGGAAAGGGTCACCTCAAGCCCAGCTGCTTTTCAGTCCAGCTGCCTGGGAAAGATTCTCAGGCGTTTGCTCCCTCATAAACGCCAAGGCTCAGTGTAAAAAAGTTGGATGCAGAAGGTTAACTACAGAGGCCActcatataaaatttcaaaacatgcaaaataagaatatatattcttatggATAGTAAGTAAATGGTAAATGTATAAAAACCTGCATGGGATTAAAGCCATCAAATTCAGGAGAGTGGCTATAagtggagaagaaaggagagcagAGATTGGTGAGGGCTGCACAGACAGCTTCAGCAGGGACTTGTTTATAgtgtttctaatattttgaataaagaaatcaaagagatCTGAAGTCATTTTGGATAATATTGAGACTGGACTCAATGTTATTCCCCataattttctgtatgtttggaatatttcctttttttaaaggatatgtTCTTGCTAAACACTGTTAATGAATCAAAGGGTAATTGAGAAAATTCTAATTAAAGTGTAAATCTTCCCAAAACTTGCAGAGTCAATTTCCTGATAGTGCATAGGTATTGGATAAATATCTTAAGAGAGAAAGTGATTAACACCTTATGTAATGAAGATAgctatttccctctttttttttttttttttttggacagtctcactttgtggcccagactagagtgagtgccgtggtgtcagcctagctcacagcaacctcaaactcctgggctcaagcaatcctgctgcctcagcctcccaggtagctgggactacaggcatacaccaccatgcctggctgattttttctatatatattagttggccaattaatttctttctatttatagtagagatgggtctcactcttgctcaggctggtttcaaactcctgacctcgagcaatcctcccgcctcggcctcccagagtgctaggattacaggcgtgagccaccgcgcccggcctgtttcccTCTATTTGATCAAAACCAAATAATCTTTTTACTCCCAATCAAACGTGATTCTATCTGTTGAGATTGGAAGAGAGTTTGAGAGAACAGCCTCCCCCGACCACACATGCTGAGCACTCCCACTTACTAATGAGCAGAGACAACATAGGATGAAAAAGGGACAGATTCTAGGGTATAGTTCTTTGTACATTTGAGTAATACACACAATCCTTATAAAGGGGTTGGGATGTGTTTACTTGCTTTTCTGCTCTGACAGCACAGTTGTAAGATGACAGGGTCAGAATATCCAATACACCTATGACTCTGAAACTAAACCAGCCAGATTCTACAAGCTCCTATGATCACTGTAAGAGGTCTGAAAATTTAGTGCTTGAGTATCCACAAATTGTTTGACATTAAAGGAGTGTCTTTATACTGGAAACGTTTCAGAACCACTGGACTAAAATCATCCATGGTTCATCCCACATTTAACAGCTTGAGGTATAATTGTCATACTGTAagattcaccattttttttttcttactccgttgcccaggttagagtgtagtggcacaatcagagctcactgctgcctcgaactcctggcctcaaatgatcctcctgtctcagcttcccgagtagctaggactacaggcatgagctactgcacccagtgACTCgtccattttaaatgtaaattgattTTTAGTTGTCAGACATCTTTAAGTGGATACAGTTCAAATTCCCAAACAACCAATTTACTTCTTTGGGAAATAAGTGAGAGATATGTAATGAAATAGGATGAGACTGTGACAGGGTTAAGACCACATTTTATAAGCCATCAGAAGGAAAATTCTGAATTAATGCTTCCAATAAGTGCATAAACCATTACTAAAGATAATTCAAAAGCTAATCTCAAATAACTCCTCAACGATGACTAAACTAGTAACTCTACTTCTGAATTCCATGATGCTACAGGAGTCTCTCTAGGGTTTGGAAATATTTACcaacaaagaaaaattctgattTATCACCCTCTCTTAGATGAACCTCCTCAGGGGGCTTCTCGTGGGCAACAGAGAAAATGCCCAAAGGTGAGTATCTCCCAAATATCTAAAGGACCAGAGAACCTTTGTCCCTCCACGGATGTGAACATTGGTAAGAGTGGGAGAATATAGAAATGTCCTAGCCCTCACTGCCTCCCTTTGCTCATGTCTTTATCACAACACCTGATGTAGCATCAATGGCTTGATAGTACTTAACACAATTGTGATAGCtaataattcttttgttttcaaagtgaTGCCAGATAGTATTTTAAGCAGTTTGCACAGATTAATTTCTTTAATCCTTATGAAAACTTCCATGATGTAGTTTCCAATTATCTCCAAATAATGaggatattattgttatttataagtaaaataataatagtagtaaagTTGAGGCTATTGTGGTACAGAGACATTGCAGTGGCAGTGCCCCAAACCATTTCAAAGCtcattcatgttttcatttgtttatgaAGTTCAGGCGTTGTCCATTAGGGCTTTACCCTATAGGGCTAGCTGATGCTTCCATTAGATGCTGACTAAAGGACAGCTGGCCTCTGCTCTACTTCGGGGCCACTCCTATGGTGTGAGAATACCTCTGACTGTCATCCCCTCACtattgtgagctccttgagggcctCGTCTGCACCTGGGGCATCTCTGAAGCCCCAGTCCCAGCCCAAGGGAGCCTTCAGAGGTGCCTGCATATTTACTGAATGAGTGATTCCACGACTGCAGTTCAGAGGGTAAAGGGATCTGACAGTCGGATAGTCAGCATGGAGACCATTATAGAGCAAATCCAAAGAAGAATCATGGGAAAaagtgttaatttttattattgtcacaTTTAAACAGTATTTATAAGCTCAGAAAGTATTTTCCCTTAGCCTGTTTTACATGTATTGTTcaccatttcataaatgaggaagcTCAGTGAAAAATACCTTAAGATTGCTGGCCAGTGACACATCCTGACACAACAGAATTGGTACAGGTACCACCTTGTCTAATTCCACATTCATTGCCAGGGTAGGTTGGTGTGCCACATCTGGCACCGCTTTTTTTGCTGCCTAgattaattgattaatttctgtgaaccatttctttcctcttcttttcctataTTCATCTCCCCCACATCATTTTGTCCAGCAGTGCTTTGTccctgtgtatgtttttatatttaccatCCCAGTCGCTGCCTACAAGCTTAGACATGATCCCCTATATTTTATAGAAGCCGTTTTTGCAGACCTTgtggattattaaaatgctaTTCTTCCCCCAGATCTTCTGTATACCACACTCTCAGTTACATGGAGATTTTTGCTTTTTGCAAAAATGACAGTCTGAAAAGAGCATGAAGTCAAGCATTCTAATCCTGGAAACTAGTCCTTCACTGCTCATTTAGGCCATTCCTTTCGCTTCTAACCCCCCTGTTCCTCATAATTTAGGTACAGATAATGTAATGATCTCCCAAAGTTGTTGAGAATATTGGTTAAGGTAATGCATGTGAAAATACTCTTTGTAAACTCTAAAGCATCAGAGAAATGCCATTGACATTGTTTATATGTGACCTTCACATTAAGAAAGTGATGCCTAAGAAGccaacaaagaaaggaaatgatttgAAGGGAGTGTCAAGAACACGTGGCTCGGAACGGGCTCAGAGACAGCTGTGCCCCACTGGAAAAGCAAGTACCTCTAGGAAGCAGACTAAGAAGACAGGTAAGAGGAGATAACTAAGGAACAAACCCTCTGGCTTTCCTTcctatgtttgtgtgtgtggtatagGTGTGTAGCATGGACCTTGAATGGGCCTGGGTGCAGGCTGGGCTGAAGAACTCACCCAGCACCAGCTGAGATGTTAAAACGTGACTTCCAGAACCACAGACTTGAATTGTCATCCATATAAaagccatgtgactttgggcaagtcttCTAAattctctgagctccagtttcctagtccataaaatgaaaataaagaatcgTAGTTCATAAATTGTTTGGAGGCattaaaggttttttgtttgtttgtagagacagcaGTCTCATAATGTTGCTCaagctggggttttttttgttttttttttttgagacggagtctcactctgttccctgggctagagtgccgtggcatcagcctggttcacagcaacctcaaactcctggactcaggcgatcctccagcctcagcctcccaagtagctgggactacaggcatgtgccaccatgctcggctagttttttctatatttttaagctgtccagctaatttctttctattttttagtagagacgggggtcttgcttttgttcaggctagtctcaaactcctgagctcaaacaatccgcccacctctgcctcccagagtgctaggattacaggcgtgagccaccacgccaggcctcaagctggtcttaaactcctggcctcaagtcatcctcccgccttggcctcccaaagtgctgggattacaggtctgagccatcatgcctggcctggaGACATTAAATTAAATCTAGAAGGCCTGATGATGGGAAAGGTATTCAAATAATTCCATCTGTAATAACCTGGGAACATACCTTACTCAGTTCAATCAATGCCTGACACTcagtacaggcatacctcagagtattgtgggttcagttccagaccactgcattaaagcaagtcacacaCATTTTTTGGTTTCCCGGTGCATATGAAAGTTGTGTTTACACTATTCTGTAGTCTATTATGTgcacaatagcattatgtctaaaaaagtacatatctgaatttaaaaatactttactaaaaatcatctgagccttcagcaagtcatgaTCTTTTTGCCGATAGAgagtcttgcctcaatgttgatggctgctgactaatcaggttggtggttgctgaaggttgggatggctgtgacaatttcttaaaataagacaacaatgaagttgcTTTGAATGAAATTGCAACAATGTTGCTGCATCGATTAACTCTTCCTTTcttgaaagatttctctgtagtatagtatgcaatgctgtttgatagcattttatccacagaacttctttcaaaattagttaGTTGTCTCAAAACCtaccactgctttatcaactaagtttatgtaatgtTCTAactcctttgttgtcatttcaacaatgttcacagcatcttcaggAGTAGATTGCATCtgaagaaaccactttcttcgttcatccataagaagcaactcctcatctgttcaagtttgatcatgagcaATTCAGTCATATTTTCAGGTTCCGcttttaattctagttctcttgatatttccaccacatctgcagtgacttcctccactgcaGTCTTGAATCCCTCGAAGTCATCCATGAGATTTGGAATTAATTTCttctaaactcctgttaatgttgatattttgacctcctcccatgaatcatgaatgttatTAATGGCATCTATaatgatgaatcctttccaggagtttttcaatttactttgcccagatccatcagaggaatcataTCTGTGGCCGCTATAGCcttctgaaatgtatttcttaaataataagacttgaaatttgaaattactcCATCATCCGTGGACTgaagaatggatattgtgttagcaggcatgaagaCAACATTAATCtgcttgtacatctccatcagagctcttaggtgaccacatgcattgtcaatgagcagtagtattttgaaagaatcttttttcctgagcagtagttctcaacagtgggcttaaaagaTTCGGTAAACCATGCTGTATACAGATGTGCTGTCACCCAGcctttgttatttcatttatagagcacaggcagtatagatttagcataattcttaagggccctaggatttttagaatggtatatgagcattggcttcaacttagtcaccagctacattagcccctaacaagtgAGTCaccctgtcctttgaagctttgaagccaggcattgattcCTCCTTTCTAGCAATGAAAGTCCTAAATGGCATCTTCTTCTAATATATAAGGctttttgtctacattgaaaatctgttgttttcttcaattatcttagctagaggttctggataacttgctacagcttctatatcagcacttgctgtCTCACCTTGCACTTTTCTTTTATGgtgatggcttctttccttaaacctcatgaacaaATCTCtcctagcttccaacttttcttctacaacttcctcacctctctcagccttcatataattgaagagagttaggaccttgctctgggttaggctttggcttaagggactGGTGTGGCTGGTttaatcttctatccagacctctcaaactttctccctatcagcaataattctgttttgctttcttatcaagCATGTGTTTACTGGAGCAGCACTTAACttccttcaaaaacttttcctttgcattcacaatttggctaactggtgcaagtcacctagcttttggcctatctcagtTTCCTACATGCCCTCCTCAgtaagcttaatcatttccagcttttaatttaatttgagaGACATGTGACCTTTCCTTTCCGtgaacacttagaagccattgtagggttattaattggcctaatttcaatattgttgtgtctcagggaatagggaggcccaaggagagtgagagagacgGGGAACGGCCCATCactggagcagtcagaacacacacaacattgatcaattaagtttgctgtcttctATGGGTGCAGTTCCTGGtacctcaaaacaattacaatagtaacttaaaagatcacagatcaccatagcaaatataataataatgaaaaagtcagaaatattgtgagaattactaaaatatgacacagagacataaagtgagcacatgctattggaaaaatggcactgatagacttgatgtagggttgccacaaaccttcaatttgtaaaaaaacaaccaaacaaacaaaaaaacagtatctATGGAGCATAATAAAGAGAAGTTCAATAAAACGGTATGCCCGTATGCTCTTAATAAATATACACTGAATGAAATAAGGCATGAGTAAATGTTCTGGTAAGTGAAGAGATTAGGAATCTAAACCTGACAGTGGAAAGAGCCAGAAGCTAAAACTTTAACTGGCATTTGGTCTGTATTGGTGCAGGTCTAATACCTCAGCTTCTCTGAGCCAGAAGATGTGAAAACAGAGGATGTAAAAGGCCTGTGGGCACTTGGGAGAGAGGAGGCGTCTCTTTTTCTGACAAAATAGGGCCTCACACTTCCCAACCCACCCAAACCTCATTTTACAACTTTTCTCCATCATAGGACACAAGAAGAAGGGTAAAAATGCCTGGACCCACCGGCTGCGGGAAAGAAAGAATCAAGTAGCATATGAAGAGATCAGCGAccctgaagaagaagaagaagaagaagaagaagaagaagaagaagaagaagaagaagaagaagaagaagaagaagaagaagaagacgacTGCGACGACTGACTCTGTAAGTGACCCTTCAGCTCAGCCCCCACAGCCCAGCAAATGTGCTGTTCTGTTATTGGTACTGGTATACCATCTTGTCACTTGTTCCCCAAATCATTCCCTTCTCCTAATCCCTTGGGGTGCAACATTGAGGCTAAATGATGAAATTCGCAGTGCTCTTCCTATTCCCTGCCCTGTATATCCAGG is a window encoding:
- the LOC105856393 gene encoding protein SSX1-like: MAPQTANKERVIEALHRDKFKFPGHQKIHISKKQGFTKFNADEFKDMVAEKRLIPDGCGVEYILSHDPLDKWTFGLVAGQTQGVSLVDRSAPSAMDRGRSFAKSSGGDAQISEKCKTFKDISKYFSKEEWSRLGYSQKTSYVYMKKNYDTMTRLGLKTNLPAFMSSKRRAIKSQAQGSAGQRQSRRNQNEPPQGASRGQQRKCPKVSISQISKGPENLCPSTDVNIGQLASALLRGHSYGVRIPLTVIPSLFIFRSRLHLKKPLSSFIHKKQLLICSSLIMSNSVIFSGHKKKGKNAWTHRLRERKNQVAYEEISDPEEEEEEEEEEEEEEEEEEEEEEEEEEDDCDD